The Geoanaerobacter pelophilus genome includes a region encoding these proteins:
- a CDS encoding ABC transporter ATP-binding protein, translating to MNSLLEIRGVHKSFGSGAAKVDVLKGIDLDVAEGETIALVGASGAGKSTLMHILGTLDRPTSGSVLFRGEDVFKAGDQGLALFRNRSIGFVFQFHHLLPEFTALENVMMPLLIAGQKRADAVDSASSLLRDVGLGHRFTHRPGELSGGEQQRVAIARALVGSPQLLLADEPTGNLDMKTSDEIHALLGEIHAARRLTLIIVTHNERLAARMGRTIQMVDGKIGIQ from the coding sequence ATGAATAGTCTCCTTGAGATCAGGGGGGTCCATAAGTCCTTCGGCAGCGGAGCCGCCAAGGTTGATGTCCTGAAGGGGATCGATCTTGATGTTGCTGAGGGTGAGACCATCGCCCTTGTCGGGGCTTCCGGGGCCGGTAAGAGCACCCTGATGCATATTCTAGGAACCCTAGACCGTCCTACTTCCGGAAGTGTTCTTTTCCGCGGAGAAGACGTCTTCAAGGCCGGCGATCAGGGATTGGCTTTATTTCGCAATCGTTCAATCGGTTTCGTTTTCCAGTTTCATCATCTGTTGCCGGAGTTTACGGCCTTGGAAAACGTTATGATGCCGCTACTTATTGCCGGACAGAAAAGGGCTGATGCTGTCGATTCCGCCTCGTCTCTGCTTCGTGACGTTGGTCTGGGACACCGATTTACGCATCGTCCCGGCGAATTGTCCGGAGGGGAGCAACAACGCGTGGCCATTGCCCGGGCATTGGTCGGGTCACCGCAACTGTTGCTGGCAGATGAGCCGACCGGCAATCTTGATATGAAAACCAGTGACGAGATTCACGCCTTGCTGGGCGAGATTCATGCCGCGCGACGATTGACCCTGATCATAGTCACGCATAACGAACGGCTGGCTGCCCGCATGGGGCGCACAATTCAGATGGTTGATGGGAAGATCGGAATACAATGA
- the bamA gene encoding outer membrane protein assembly factor BamA — MSFGKIFSSALLLFVLLTGYALAEGEKITEVKISGNRRIESDAIRNALTVKAGDLLYLDKIDADVRAVFKLGHFQDVKVETAPGEKGVIVTYIVTEKPVVRDIKIEGNKELSADKIKEVLELKANSIFSAKDLARSIKKIKKLYADEGYYLAEVESSTEKRGDTDLRLLLKISEGKKILIQEIRFDGNHSFTRRKLKGLMESTEDWWLSWMTGAGVYKEEVLKNDIALIADFYFNNGYVNVKIAEPHVDLLPDKKGLLVQIDIKEGDQYRVGAIDFKGDLLEKAGELSKQLKLKSGEIFSRSVLRGDVFQLTDLYADQGYAFANVNPLTKLNPEAKTIDITFDMEKGEKVYIDRITISGNPKTRDKVIRRELKLAEGDLYNSTGLKKSKQNLMNLGYFEEATLATERGSADNKLNLKVDVKEKPTGTFSIGAGYSSLDGFIGQGSVQQANFFGLGLKANVSASIGGKSSTYSLGLTDPYFLDSRWTVGGDLYRSQRDYLDYTRRAIGGDIKAGYPISDTLSTFWIYKYEQKEIFNISQAFILTKQEYDPSSTTSSISASLTRNTTDYRLDPTTGTMSSLSAEFAGLGGTSRFARYIGETTLFTPLFWNAVFSVRGVMGHIQGIGKDIPIDEKFYLGGISTLRGYGGRTVSPYKLVESRQNVGATASIIRSYTGGNTEAVFSAEMTMPLIKEAGLKGVVFFDTGNSYDKPSDLFKVMQSSYGFGVRWFSPIGPLRLEYGIPLNPRTGIDSKSGKLEFSIGSFF; from the coding sequence ATAAGCTTCGGGAAAATATTTTCTAGCGCTCTACTCCTCTTCGTTCTGCTCACCGGCTATGCCTTGGCTGAAGGTGAGAAGATCACTGAAGTCAAGATTTCCGGTAACCGAAGGATCGAGTCTGATGCCATAAGAAATGCCCTGACCGTAAAAGCCGGTGATCTTCTCTACCTGGACAAGATAGATGCCGACGTTAGAGCAGTATTCAAGCTTGGTCATTTTCAGGATGTCAAGGTTGAAACGGCACCAGGTGAAAAAGGGGTGATCGTCACCTATATCGTGACCGAAAAGCCGGTAGTCAGAGACATCAAGATCGAGGGCAACAAAGAGCTGTCCGCCGACAAGATTAAAGAGGTTCTGGAATTAAAAGCCAACTCGATTTTCTCGGCCAAGGACCTGGCAAGAAGTATTAAGAAAATCAAGAAACTGTATGCCGATGAGGGTTACTATCTAGCAGAGGTTGAAAGTTCAACTGAAAAGCGCGGGGATACTGACCTCAGGCTCCTTCTCAAGATCTCTGAGGGTAAAAAGATCCTGATCCAGGAGATCCGCTTTGACGGCAATCACTCGTTCACTCGCCGTAAACTCAAAGGGCTGATGGAGTCAACCGAAGACTGGTGGCTTTCCTGGATGACCGGCGCCGGGGTTTATAAGGAGGAAGTGCTGAAAAACGACATCGCCCTCATTGCTGATTTTTATTTCAATAACGGCTATGTGAATGTCAAGATTGCCGAGCCCCATGTTGATCTGCTACCGGACAAAAAAGGGCTTCTCGTCCAGATTGACATCAAGGAAGGCGATCAGTACCGGGTGGGGGCAATTGACTTTAAAGGCGACCTGTTGGAAAAAGCCGGAGAGCTGTCGAAACAGCTCAAGCTGAAAAGCGGTGAGATTTTCAGTAGATCAGTACTGCGAGGCGATGTCTTCCAGTTGACCGATCTTTATGCCGATCAAGGGTATGCCTTTGCCAACGTCAACCCGCTTACCAAACTCAATCCTGAAGCAAAAACCATTGATATTACCTTTGACATGGAAAAGGGTGAAAAGGTCTACATCGACCGGATTACCATCTCCGGCAACCCCAAGACCAGGGACAAGGTTATTCGTCGCGAATTGAAGCTGGCAGAGGGTGACCTATACAACAGCACCGGCCTGAAGAAGAGCAAGCAAAACCTGATGAACCTGGGGTATTTTGAAGAAGCCACCCTTGCCACAGAGCGAGGCTCGGCCGATAACAAGCTGAATCTCAAGGTCGATGTCAAAGAGAAGCCGACTGGAACCTTCAGCATCGGCGCCGGCTACAGCTCTCTTGACGGCTTCATCGGCCAGGGCTCGGTACAGCAGGCCAATTTCTTCGGTTTGGGGCTAAAGGCCAATGTTTCGGCATCGATCGGCGGCAAGTCAAGCACCTACAGCCTTGGACTCACCGATCCATACTTCCTCGACAGTCGCTGGACCGTCGGTGGCGACCTGTATCGATCGCAAAGGGACTATCTGGATTATACCCGTCGGGCGATCGGTGGCGACATCAAGGCTGGCTATCCGATCAGCGATACGCTCAGTACCTTCTGGATCTATAAATATGAACAGAAGGAGATCTTCAATATCTCCCAGGCCTTCATTCTCACCAAGCAGGAGTATGATCCCTCTTCGACTACCAGTTCCATTTCTGCCAGTCTGACCAGAAATACCACCGACTATCGCCTGGACCCGACCACCGGCACCATGAGTTCACTTTCTGCTGAATTTGCCGGTCTTGGCGGTACCAGCCGCTTTGCCAGGTACATCGGCGAAACAACCCTGTTCACCCCGCTTTTTTGGAATGCCGTCTTCTCGGTTCGCGGCGTCATGGGGCATATCCAGGGGATCGGCAAGGATATTCCGATCGACGAGAAATTTTACCTTGGCGGGATCAGCACCCTGCGCGGCTACGGCGGCAGAACGGTCAGCCCTTACAAGCTGGTTGAAAGCCGACAGAATGTCGGTGCAACGGCTTCAATAATCCGTTCTTATACCGGTGGCAACACCGAGGCGGTGTTCTCAGCCGAGATGACCATGCCGCTGATCAAGGAGGCTGGCCTGAAAGGTGTTGTCTTCTTTGATACCGGCAACTCGTATGATAAACCAAGCGATCTTTTCAAAGTCATGCAGAGCAGTTACGGCTTCGGAGTCCGCTGGTTTTCGCCGATCGGGCCGTTGCGCCTTGAATATGGCATACCGCTCAATCCGCGCACAGGCATAGACAGCAAGAGCGGCAAACTGGAATTTTCCATCGGAAGCTTCTTCTGA